TATTTTTCAGCTAAAATCATGGCTCGGCGCTTAAACGCTCCTCAGATTGATTGGCTTAGAGCCAGTGACCACTATCCATTTCATAGAGCAAATATCCCTTTTATCTATTTTGGTGCGGGCTTGGACAAAAATCATCACTCTGTTAAAGATACATTTGATGAGATCAACTTTGAAAAGCTCACGCAAGTATCGAATGCAATCACTAAATTTGTGCGCTCACAAACTTCAGACAATGCCTCAGCCACTAATTGACGCTTTTGAGCTTTGTTAAGCTGCTTTACTTGCCATTCAAGTTTGGCCGCATCTACTTTGGATAAATGAGACACAGCCACGATGAGTGATATAGGTCCCTTACCACGCAAACTCTTAGCACCTGTACCATTGTTATGTTGCGCTAGTCGACGATGTAAGTCTGTGGTTATCCCTGTATACCAGTGACCTAATCTATTTTCGACAATATATAAATACCATTGTGTATTGGCTTGATTACTTTTACTCACATTTAAATTTCTCGATCTTAGAAACTTTTTCCAAATTGCACAGTCGAATTGCACAATCTACTTTACCTTCTTAATGCAATCTGTATCATTCGTAATAACCTAAAATAAGGATACACATACATGCAGTACAATAAACCCCTTTTGACTTGGCTGGTAGCCGCCATCATGACTATATTTTTGTCCGGTTGTTCAAGCTGGGTTTATAGGATAAATGTGCCTCAAGGCAATTTTTTAGAACAATCAGATGTCGACAAACTCAGAATCGAAATGACTAAAGAACAAGTTATGTTCGTTCTAGGCACGCCCGTTGCAAAAGATGCGTTTAATTCTTCAAAGTGGCACTATAAGTACGTATTTAACATTGATAGAGAGTCAGAAATACGTAAAAGCTTAATCGTGCATTTTGAAAACGATAAATTGGTAAAGCTCACAGGAGATTTTGAAATACCTGCAGAGTTTAATACACCGTTAAACAACTAATTTATAGCGTAGCTTACGATGGGCAGGATTTTCTCCTGCCTACCAAGATAATAACTCGCCTCTTCTAAACGATTAAATGCTCACCACCGCCAAACACATAATGAGTGTAAAAACAGCTTGAATTGATAAGCTTACCCA
This genomic window from Pseudoalteromonas luteoviolacea contains:
- a CDS encoding GIY-YIG nuclease family protein; protein product: MQFDCAIWKKFLRSRNLNVSKSNQANTQWYLYIVENRLGHWYTGITTDLHRRLAQHNNGTGAKSLRGKGPISLIVAVSHLSKVDAAKLEWQVKQLNKAQKRQLVAEALSEVCERTNLVIAFDTCVSFSKLISSNVSLTE
- a CDS encoding outer membrane protein assembly factor BamE; this translates as MQYNKPLLTWLVAAIMTIFLSGCSSWVYRINVPQGNFLEQSDVDKLRIEMTKEQVMFVLGTPVAKDAFNSSKWHYKYVFNIDRESEIRKSLIVHFENDKLVKLTGDFEIPAEFNTPLNN